From the genome of Streptomyces sp. NBC_01341, one region includes:
- a CDS encoding ABC transporter permease, translating into MPEQKPWEDTSGEGPISGDRAIAGAGAGGAMDLAMDEGSTLEKSPGGPDDAGPAEKPRSLWSDAWRDLRRNPVFIISALIILFLVVISIWPWAITDMDPLDCDLSKAQEGSQPGHPFGFDGQGCDVYTRTVYGARTSVTVGVCSTVGVSLLGGILGGLAGFYGGKWDALLSRLTDIFFGIPVILGGLVFLSVVTSSTVWPVVGFIILLGWPQIARIARGSVITAKQNDYVQAARALGASNSRMLLRHITPNAVAPVIVVATIALGTYISLEATLSYLGVGLKPPAVSWGIDISAASPYIRNAPHMLLWPAGALAITVLAFIMLGDAVRDALDPKLR; encoded by the coding sequence ATGCCTGAGCAGAAGCCGTGGGAAGACACGTCGGGGGAGGGGCCGATCTCCGGGGACAGGGCGATCGCGGGGGCCGGTGCGGGCGGAGCGATGGACCTCGCCATGGACGAGGGCTCCACGCTGGAGAAGAGTCCTGGCGGCCCCGACGACGCCGGGCCCGCCGAAAAGCCGCGCAGCCTGTGGTCCGACGCCTGGCGCGACCTGCGCCGCAACCCGGTCTTCATCATCTCCGCGCTGATCATCCTCTTCCTGGTGGTCATCTCCATCTGGCCGTGGGCGATCACCGACATGGACCCGCTGGACTGCGACCTGAGCAAGGCCCAGGAAGGGTCCCAGCCCGGCCACCCCTTCGGCTTCGACGGTCAGGGCTGCGACGTCTACACACGCACCGTCTACGGCGCCCGCACCTCGGTCACGGTCGGTGTCTGCTCCACCGTCGGCGTCTCACTGCTGGGCGGCATCCTGGGCGGCCTGGCCGGCTTCTACGGAGGCAAGTGGGACGCGCTCCTCTCCCGCCTCACCGACATCTTCTTCGGTATCCCGGTGATCCTCGGAGGCCTGGTCTTCCTCTCCGTGGTGACCAGCTCCACGGTCTGGCCGGTGGTCGGCTTCATCATCCTGCTGGGCTGGCCCCAGATCGCGCGCATCGCGCGCGGCTCGGTCATCACCGCGAAACAGAACGACTACGTCCAGGCGGCACGGGCACTGGGCGCCTCCAACTCGCGGATGCTCCTGCGGCACATCACGCCCAACGCCGTCGCCCCCGTCATCGTCGTCGCGACCATCGCCCTCGGGACGTACATCTCGCTGGAGGCGACGCTCTCGTACCTCGGTGTCGGCCTGAAACCGCCCGCCGTCTCCTGGGGCATCGACATCTCCGCCGCGTCCCCGTACATCCGCAACGCGCCGCACATGCTGCTGTGGCCCGCCGGGGCGCTGGCGATCACGGTGCTCGCGTTCATCATGCTCGGCGACGCGGTGCGCGACGCCCTGGACCCCAAGCTGCGCTGA
- a CDS encoding ABC transporter permease, with protein sequence MGRYVIRRLLQMIPVFFGTTLLIFFMVNVLGDPIAGLCGERRCDPATAARLASEFGLDKPAWQQYLTYLGNIFTGDFGTAFNGDKVIDLMGEAFPVTIRLTIVAIVFEIVIGISLGVVTGLHRGRPIDTGVLILTLVVIAVPTFVTGLLLQLLLGVEWGIIKPSVSSEAPLDELIVPGLVLASVSLAYVTRLTRTSIAENARADYVRTAVAKGLPRRRVIVRHLLRNSLIPVVTFIGTDVGALMGGAIVTERIFNIHGVGYQLYQGILRQSSQTVVGFVTVLVLVFLAANLIVDLLYAVLDPRIRYA encoded by the coding sequence ATGGGACGTTATGTGATCCGGCGGCTGCTGCAGATGATCCCGGTCTTCTTCGGCACCACTTTGCTGATCTTCTTCATGGTGAACGTGCTGGGTGACCCCATCGCGGGGCTCTGCGGCGAGCGCCGCTGCGACCCCGCCACCGCCGCCCGGCTGGCCTCCGAGTTCGGCCTCGACAAGCCCGCCTGGCAGCAGTACCTGACCTACCTGGGCAACATCTTCACCGGTGACTTCGGGACCGCCTTCAACGGGGACAAGGTCATCGACCTGATGGGTGAGGCCTTCCCCGTCACCATCAGGCTCACCATCGTCGCGATCGTCTTCGAGATCGTCATCGGCATCAGCCTCGGCGTCGTGACCGGACTGCACCGCGGCCGGCCCATCGACACCGGGGTGCTGATCCTGACGCTGGTCGTCATCGCCGTACCGACGTTCGTCACCGGCCTGCTGCTCCAGCTCCTCCTCGGTGTGGAGTGGGGCATCATCAAGCCGTCCGTCTCGTCGGAAGCGCCGCTCGACGAACTCATCGTGCCCGGCCTCGTCCTGGCCTCGGTCTCCCTCGCCTACGTCACCCGGCTCACCCGGACGTCGATCGCCGAGAACGCCCGCGCCGACTACGTCCGTACCGCGGTGGCCAAGGGCCTGCCACGCCGGCGGGTGATCGTGCGGCACCTGCTGCGCAACTCGCTCATCCCGGTCGTCACCTTCATCGGCACCGACGTGGGCGCCCTGATGGGCGGAGCGATCGTCACCGAGCGCATCTTCAACATCCACGGGGTCGGGTACCAGCTCTACCAGGGCATCCTGCGCCAGAGCTCCCAGACCGTCGTCGGATTCGTCACCGTCCTGGTCCTGGTCTTCCTGGCGGCGAACCTGATCGTCGACCTCCTGTACGCCGTACTCGACCCGAGGATCCGCTATGCCTGA
- a CDS encoding peptide ABC transporter substrate-binding protein: MRGATRARWAVGAVAVALTATACGGGGDSGGGGGGADGIVSSSWGDPQNPLEPANTNEVQGGKVLDMVFRGLVRYDSKTGQAKNEIAEKIDSSDSQNFTITIKDNWTFSNGEKVTAQSFVDAWNYGAALKNNQKNAYFFQYIDGYDKVHPESGSASVDKLSGLKVVNPTTFTVKLSQKFSLWPDTLGYAAFVPLPKAFYSDHDSWLSKPIGNGPYTIESYSKGSSMNLRRWDDYPGSDKAQNGGIDLKVYTDNNTAYTDLTAGNLDLVDDVPASQLKNVQADLGDRYINTPAGLIQTLSFPFYVKAWNTPGAVKVRQGLSMAINRDQITDQIFQKTRTPASDWTSPVLGEEGGFKEGLCGPSCDYDKAGAKKLIEEGGGIPGGQLKISYNADTGSHKEWVDAVCNSINNTLGNNKACVGDPIGTFADFRSQVSTQKLTGAWRAGWQMDYPLIQNFLQPLYYTNAPSNDGKWSNDEFDGLVNKANAETDKAKAVSTFQDAEKVLAEQMPVIPLWYQNGSAGYSDSVENVSLNVFSVPVYNEIKVK, translated from the coding sequence ATGCGCGGAGCCACACGAGCCAGGTGGGCCGTCGGCGCGGTCGCCGTCGCCCTGACGGCCACGGCGTGCGGCGGCGGCGGGGACAGCGGTGGCGGCGGTGGTGGCGCCGACGGGATCGTGAGCTCCTCCTGGGGCGACCCGCAGAACCCGCTGGAGCCCGCGAACACCAACGAGGTGCAGGGCGGCAAGGTCCTCGACATGGTCTTCCGCGGGCTCGTGCGGTACGACTCCAAGACCGGTCAGGCGAAGAACGAGATCGCCGAGAAGATCGACTCGTCGGACTCGCAGAACTTCACGATCACGATCAAGGACAACTGGACCTTCAGCAACGGCGAGAAGGTCACCGCACAGTCCTTCGTGGACGCCTGGAACTACGGCGCCGCTCTGAAGAACAACCAGAAGAACGCCTACTTCTTCCAGTACATCGACGGCTACGACAAGGTCCACCCCGAGTCCGGCTCGGCGAGCGTGGACAAGCTCTCCGGCCTGAAGGTCGTCAACCCGACGACCTTCACGGTCAAGCTGTCGCAGAAGTTCTCGCTGTGGCCCGACACCCTCGGCTACGCGGCCTTCGTGCCGCTGCCCAAGGCCTTCTACTCGGACCACGACAGCTGGCTCTCCAAGCCCATCGGCAACGGCCCGTACACCATCGAGTCGTACTCCAAGGGCTCGTCGATGAACCTGCGCCGGTGGGACGACTACCCCGGGTCGGACAAGGCGCAGAACGGCGGGATCGACCTCAAGGTCTACACCGACAACAACACCGCCTACACCGACCTCACGGCCGGCAACCTCGACCTGGTCGACGACGTGCCCGCGTCCCAGCTCAAGAACGTCCAGGCCGACCTCGGCGACCGGTACATCAACACGCCGGCCGGCCTCATCCAGACGCTCTCCTTCCCGTTCTACGTGAAGGCCTGGAACACCCCCGGCGCCGTGAAGGTCCGTCAGGGCCTGTCGATGGCGATCAACCGCGACCAGATCACCGACCAGATCTTCCAGAAGACCCGTACCCCCGCCTCGGACTGGACCTCCCCGGTCCTCGGCGAGGAGGGCGGCTTCAAGGAAGGGCTCTGCGGACCGTCCTGCGACTACGACAAGGCCGGCGCGAAGAAGCTGATCGAGGAGGGTGGCGGCATCCCCGGCGGCCAGCTCAAGATCTCGTACAACGCCGACACCGGCTCCCACAAGGAGTGGGTCGACGCCGTCTGCAACAGCATCAACAACACTCTGGGCAACAACAAGGCGTGCGTCGGCGACCCCATCGGCACCTTCGCCGACTTCCGCAGCCAGGTGTCCACCCAGAAGCTGACCGGAGCCTGGCGCGCGGGCTGGCAGATGGACTACCCGCTGATCCAGAACTTCCTCCAGCCGCTCTACTACACGAACGCCCCGTCGAACGACGGCAAGTGGAGTAACGACGAGTTCGACGGACTGGTGAACAAGGCCAACGCGGAGACCGACAAGGCCAAGGCCGTCAGCACCTTCCAGGACGCCGAGAAGGTCCTCGCCGAGCAGATGCCCGTCATCCCGCTCTGGTACCAGAACGGCAGCGCCGGCTACTCGGACAGCGTCGAGAACGTCTCGCTGAACGTCTTCAGCGTCCCGGTCTACAACGAGATCAAGGTCAAGTGA
- a CDS encoding ABC transporter ATP-binding protein, which yields MAELEKESVDATPNVTEVATVNAATETEAVAALDAPVSQGEPILQVRNLVKHFPLTQGILFKKQVGAVKAVDGISFDLYQGETLGIVGESGCGKSTVAKLLMTLERATAGEVFYKGQDITKLSGRALKAVRRNIQMVFQDPYTSLNPRMTVGDIIGEPFDIHPDVAPKGDRRRRVQELLDVVGLNPEYINRYPHQFSGGQRQRIGIARGLALNPEIIICDEPVSALDVSVQAQVINLMEKLQDELNLSYLFIAHDLSIVRHISDRVGVMYLGKMAEIGTDTQIYDHPTHPYTQALLSAVPVPDPDAREGRERIILSGDVPSPANPPSGCRFRTRCWKAQDKCATEVPLLAIPERFKASETPAAHESACHFAEEKDVVHAA from the coding sequence ATGGCTGAGCTCGAGAAGGAGTCCGTGGACGCCACCCCGAACGTCACCGAAGTGGCGACGGTCAACGCGGCCACCGAGACGGAGGCCGTAGCCGCCCTCGACGCCCCGGTGTCGCAGGGGGAGCCGATCCTCCAGGTGCGCAACCTGGTCAAGCACTTCCCGCTGACCCAGGGCATCCTGTTCAAGAAGCAGGTCGGCGCGGTCAAGGCCGTGGACGGCATCTCGTTCGACCTCTACCAGGGCGAGACGCTCGGCATCGTGGGCGAGTCCGGCTGTGGCAAGTCCACCGTCGCCAAGCTCCTGATGACGCTGGAGCGGGCCACCGCCGGTGAGGTCTTCTACAAGGGCCAGGACATCACCAAGCTGTCCGGCCGCGCCCTGAAGGCCGTACGCCGCAACATCCAGATGGTGTTCCAGGACCCGTACACCTCGCTGAACCCGCGTATGACGGTCGGCGACATCATCGGGGAGCCCTTCGACATCCACCCCGACGTGGCCCCGAAGGGCGACCGGCGCCGCAGGGTGCAGGAACTCCTGGACGTCGTGGGTCTGAACCCGGAGTACATCAACCGGTACCCGCACCAGTTCTCCGGCGGTCAGCGCCAGCGCATCGGCATCGCCCGCGGCCTCGCGCTCAACCCGGAGATCATCATCTGCGACGAGCCGGTCTCCGCGCTCGACGTGTCGGTGCAGGCGCAGGTCATCAACCTGATGGAGAAGCTCCAGGACGAGCTCAACCTCTCCTACCTCTTCATCGCGCACGACCTGTCGATCGTCCGGCACATCTCCGACCGGGTCGGCGTCATGTACCTCGGCAAGATGGCCGAGATCGGTACGGACACGCAGATCTACGACCACCCGACGCACCCCTACACCCAGGCGCTGCTGTCGGCGGTCCCGGTCCCGGACCCGGACGCCCGTGAGGGCCGCGAGCGGATCATCCTCTCCGGTGACGTCCCGTCGCCGGCGAACCCGCCGTCGGGCTGCCGCTTCCGCACGCGGTGCTGGAAGGCCCAGGACAAGTGCGCCACCGAGGTGCCGCTGCTGGCGATCCCCGAGCGCTTCAAGGCCTCGGAGACGCCCGCCGCGCACGAGTCGGCGTGCCACTTCGCCGAGGAGAAGGACGTCGTGCACGCGGCGTAG
- a CDS encoding ABC transporter ATP-binding protein produces MTIIDKTADVPAPRGSNDESGPLLEVRDLHVEFHTRDGVAKAVNGVNYSVAAGETLAVLGESGSGKSVTAQAIMGILDMPPGRIPKGEILFRGQDMLKMSNEERRKIRGQKIAMIFQDALSSLNPVLSVGYQLGEMFRVHQGLSKKDAKAKAIALMDRVRIPAAKERVNDYPHQFSGGMRQRIMIAMALALEPDLIIADEPTTALDVTVQAQVMDLLAELQRDFNMGLILITHDLGVVADVADKIAVMYAGRIVETAPVHEIYKRPAHPYTKGLLESIPRLDQKGQELYAIQGLPPNLLHVPSGCAFNPRCTMAQDICRTEIPALRPVTEQDGTELVGRGSACHFWKETIHG; encoded by the coding sequence ATGACCATCATCGACAAGACGGCGGATGTTCCTGCTCCGCGTGGTTCGAACGACGAGAGCGGCCCGCTGCTCGAAGTGCGCGACCTGCACGTGGAGTTCCACACCCGCGACGGCGTCGCCAAGGCCGTCAACGGAGTCAACTACAGCGTCGCGGCCGGCGAGACCCTCGCCGTGCTCGGCGAGTCCGGCTCCGGCAAGTCCGTGACCGCCCAGGCGATCATGGGCATCCTGGACATGCCCCCGGGCCGCATCCCGAAGGGCGAGATCCTCTTCCGCGGCCAGGACATGCTCAAGATGTCCAACGAGGAGCGCCGGAAGATCCGCGGCCAGAAGATCGCGATGATCTTCCAGGACGCGCTCTCCTCGCTGAACCCGGTGCTCTCCGTGGGCTACCAGCTCGGCGAGATGTTCCGCGTGCACCAGGGGCTCTCCAAGAAGGACGCCAAGGCCAAGGCCATCGCGCTGATGGACCGTGTGCGCATCCCGGCGGCCAAGGAGCGGGTCAACGACTACCCGCACCAGTTCTCCGGCGGTATGCGCCAGCGCATCATGATCGCCATGGCGCTGGCCCTGGAGCCCGACCTGATCATCGCGGACGAGCCCACCACGGCGCTCGACGTGACCGTCCAGGCCCAGGTCATGGACCTGCTGGCGGAGCTGCAGCGCGACTTCAACATGGGCCTGATCCTGATCACCCACGACCTCGGCGTCGTCGCCGACGTCGCGGACAAGATCGCGGTGATGTACGCGGGCCGGATCGTCGAGACCGCCCCGGTCCACGAGATCTACAAGCGCCCCGCACACCCCTACACCAAGGGTCTGCTGGAGTCGATCCCGCGCCTGGACCAGAAGGGCCAGGAGCTCTACGCGATCCAGGGTCTGCCGCCCAACCTGCTGCACGTGCCGTCCGGCTGCGCCTTCAACCCGCGCTGCACGATGGCGCAGGACATCTGCCGTACGGAGATCCCGGCCCTGCGCCCGGTGACCGAGCAGGACGGCACCGAGCTGGTCGGCCGCGGCAGTGCGTGCCACTTCTGGAAGGAGACGATCCATGGCTGA
- a CDS encoding ABC transporter permease, producing MPETLKEATAETPGAVAAPVAVAAVGKPRSLWSDAWHDLRRSPLFVVSAVLIIFLLVMAVFPGLFTGADPRYADLAHHYLQKPKWGNVFQEDWFGYDIQGRSIYARVVYGARASITVAVVVTALVTILGTVVGMLAGYFGGWIDTILSRVTDIFFGVPFILGAMVVLTSFEERKIWVVILALAFLGWTQIARVARGSVLTIKQADYVMAAKALGASTTRILLRHILPNAIAPVIVVSTIALGGYISAEATLSFLGIGLAEPTVSWGVDISSGQEQLRNAAFVLIIPSVMVSITVLAFIMLGDAVRNALDPKLR from the coding sequence ATGCCTGAGACACTGAAGGAAGCCACCGCGGAGACACCCGGGGCCGTGGCGGCACCCGTTGCCGTCGCAGCGGTCGGCAAGCCCCGCAGCCTGTGGTCCGACGCCTGGCACGACCTGCGGCGCAGCCCGCTGTTCGTGGTCTCGGCCGTCCTGATCATCTTCCTGCTGGTGATGGCGGTCTTCCCGGGCCTGTTCACCGGCGCCGACCCGCGGTACGCGGACCTGGCCCACCACTACCTGCAGAAGCCCAAGTGGGGGAACGTCTTCCAGGAGGACTGGTTCGGGTACGACATCCAGGGGCGCTCGATCTACGCGCGCGTCGTCTACGGCGCCCGTGCCTCGATCACCGTCGCCGTCGTCGTCACGGCCCTCGTGACGATCCTCGGCACCGTGGTCGGCATGCTCGCCGGCTACTTCGGCGGCTGGATCGACACGATCCTCTCCCGTGTCACGGACATCTTCTTCGGCGTGCCGTTCATCCTCGGCGCGATGGTCGTCCTGACCTCGTTCGAGGAGCGCAAGATCTGGGTCGTCATCCTGGCCCTGGCCTTCCTCGGCTGGACCCAGATCGCTCGTGTCGCGCGCGGTTCCGTCCTGACGATCAAGCAGGCCGACTACGTGATGGCGGCCAAGGCGCTCGGCGCCTCGACCACCCGCATCCTGCTCCGGCACATCCTGCCCAACGCGATCGCCCCGGTGATCGTCGTGTCGACCATCGCGCTCGGCGGCTACATCTCGGCCGAGGCCACGCTGTCCTTCCTGGGCATCGGCCTCGCCGAACCGACCGTGTCATGGGGTGTCGACATCTCCTCCGGCCAGGAGCAGCTGCGCAACGCCGCGTTCGTGCTGATCATCCCGTCGGTCATGGTGTCGATCACCGTGCTGGCATTCATCATGCTCGGCGATGCGGTACGCAACGCCCTCGACCCCAAGCTGCGCTGA
- a CDS encoding ABC transporter permease, producing MGRYVARRLLQMIPVFLGSTLLVFSMMYALPGDPVRALAGEQSVDPTQIAEMKKELGLDLPLWHQYWNYLVNLFQGDFGTQIASGRPVADIISEAFPITVRLALFAFIFTVVVGISMGVFAGLKADTLRDRGLLVLTLLLISVPSFVLGFLGQYFFAFQLGWVEPNVSIEANSSELILPAVVLGSLSLAYVARLTRTSVAENLRSDYMRTAVAKGLPRRRVIGVHLMRNSMIPVVTFLGTDLGALLGGAVVTEGIFNVKGVGSAVFDALRHREGATVVGIVTLIVIVYLVASLVVDLLYAVLDPRIRYA from the coding sequence ATGGGGCGTTACGTCGCGCGGCGACTGCTCCAGATGATCCCGGTCTTCCTCGGGTCAACCTTGCTGGTCTTCTCCATGATGTACGCGCTGCCCGGTGACCCCGTGCGCGCACTCGCGGGTGAACAGTCGGTCGACCCCACCCAGATCGCGGAAATGAAGAAAGAGCTCGGGCTCGACCTGCCGCTCTGGCACCAGTACTGGAACTACCTTGTGAACTTGTTCCAGGGTGACTTCGGCACGCAGATCGCAAGTGGCCGGCCCGTCGCCGACATCATCTCGGAAGCGTTCCCGATCACGGTCCGGCTGGCTCTGTTTGCCTTCATCTTCACGGTCGTCGTCGGTATCTCCATGGGTGTGTTCGCCGGTCTGAAGGCCGACACGCTCCGGGACCGCGGACTGCTCGTGCTGACGCTGCTGCTGATCTCGGTGCCCTCGTTCGTGCTCGGCTTCCTCGGCCAGTACTTCTTCGCCTTCCAGCTCGGCTGGGTCGAACCCAACGTGAGTATCGAGGCGAACAGCAGCGAGCTGATCCTGCCCGCTGTCGTACTGGGGTCGTTGTCGCTCGCCTATGTAGCGCGCCTGACCCGTACCTCGGTCGCCGAGAACCTGCGCTCCGACTACATGCGCACCGCCGTCGCCAAGGGCCTGCCCCGGCGACGCGTCATCGGCGTCCACCTGATGCGCAACTCGATGATCCCTGTGGTCACCTTCCTCGGCACCGACCTCGGTGCCCTGCTCGGCGGCGCGGTCGTCACCGAGGGCATCTTCAACGTCAAGGGTGTCGGCTCCGCCGTCTTCGACGCGCTCAGGCACCGCGAGGGCGCCACGGTCGTCGGCATCGTGACGCTGATCGTCATCGTCTATCTCGTCGCCAGCCTGGTCGTCGACCTGCTTTACGCGGTCCTGGACCCGAGGATCCGTTATGCCTGA
- a CDS encoding peptide ABC transporter substrate-binding protein — translation MRGAKSAKWVAGAAIIALAATACGGGDSDDNGKAASTEKGKPAGYVSIDVGEPQKPLIPADTNESLGSYVIQSLFTQLLDFDADGKIVYTNAESVKSTDNKTWTVKLKAGWKFHDGTPVTSESYIKAWNWYANVKNAQQNAFWFEDIKGYADVHPEKGDPKATEMSGLKAVDDTTFTIELNNAVPYYEYKLGYATFAPLPEVFYKDTKAFGQAPVGNGPYIFEKWDHKKLIQVKANPDYQGPNKAKNKGVLFKNYATVEAAYQDLLSGNLDMIRQVGPKDLPKYKQDLGDRAIDQPYAAIQSLVPTFYSKTFKGIDPKVIQGLSMGIDRDTITKTVLNGTRKPATSFTPPGVAGNQDLGTDVFKFNPAKAKQLVKEGGGVPGNKVFIQYNADGGHKEWVTAVCESIRNSTGVDCVPDAKPDFQTDLEARDNDQVKSMYRGGWVADYPLNVNFMRELYGTTAEANNGRFSDKEVDAAFKKGDNAATLDDSIKAYQEAEKLVLAKMPAIPLWEYKTNGGYSKSVDNVTVDFHGDYNITDVTVVK, via the coding sequence ATGCGCGGTGCCAAGAGCGCCAAGTGGGTCGCGGGAGCGGCAATCATCGCCCTGGCCGCGACTGCCTGTGGCGGGGGCGACAGTGACGACAACGGCAAGGCTGCCTCGACGGAGAAGGGCAAGCCCGCGGGCTACGTCTCCATCGACGTCGGCGAGCCGCAGAAGCCGCTGATCCCGGCCGACACCAACGAGTCGCTCGGCAGCTACGTCATCCAGTCGCTGTTCACCCAGCTCCTGGACTTCGACGCCGACGGCAAGATCGTCTACACGAACGCCGAGTCCGTGAAGTCGACGGACAACAAGACGTGGACGGTCAAGCTCAAGGCCGGCTGGAAGTTCCACGACGGCACCCCGGTTACCTCCGAGTCGTACATCAAGGCTTGGAACTGGTACGCCAACGTCAAGAACGCCCAGCAGAACGCGTTCTGGTTCGAGGACATCAAGGGCTACGCGGACGTCCACCCCGAGAAGGGTGACCCGAAGGCCACGGAGATGTCCGGTCTGAAGGCGGTCGACGACACCACCTTCACGATCGAGCTCAACAACGCGGTGCCGTACTACGAGTACAAGCTCGGCTACGCCACCTTCGCCCCGCTGCCCGAGGTGTTCTACAAGGACACCAAGGCCTTCGGTCAGGCGCCGGTCGGCAACGGTCCCTACATCTTCGAGAAGTGGGACCACAAGAAGCTCATCCAGGTCAAGGCCAACCCTGACTACCAGGGCCCGAACAAGGCCAAGAACAAGGGTGTCCTGTTCAAGAACTACGCGACCGTCGAGGCCGCGTACCAGGACCTCCTGTCCGGCAACCTGGACATGATCCGCCAGGTCGGCCCGAAGGACCTGCCCAAGTACAAGCAGGACCTCGGCGACCGCGCGATCGACCAGCCGTACGCGGCGATCCAGTCGCTCGTCCCGACCTTCTACTCGAAGACCTTCAAGGGCATCGACCCCAAGGTCATCCAGGGTCTGTCGATGGGTATCGACCGCGACACGATCACCAAGACCGTGCTCAACGGCACCCGCAAGCCCGCCACCAGCTTCACGCCTCCGGGCGTCGCCGGTAACCAGGACCTGGGCACCGACGTGTTCAAGTTCAACCCGGCGAAGGCGAAGCAGCTCGTCAAGGAAGGCGGCGGCGTCCCCGGCAACAAGGTCTTCATCCAGTACAACGCCGACGGCGGCCACAAGGAGTGGGTGACCGCTGTCTGCGAGTCCATCCGCAACTCGACCGGGGTCGACTGTGTCCCGGACGCCAAGCCGGACTTCCAGACCGACCTGGAAGCGCGTGACAACGACCAGGTCAAGTCGATGTACCGCGGTGGCTGGGTGGCCGACTACCCGCTGAACGTCAACTTCATGCGCGAGCTGTACGGCACGACCGCCGAGGCCAACAACGGCCGGTTCTCCGACAAGGAGGTCGACGCGGCCTTCAAGAAGGGCGACAACGCGGCGACCCTGGACGACTCCATCAAGGCGTACCAGGAGGCCGAGAAGCTCGTCCTCGCCAAGATGCCGGCCATCCCGCTCTGGGAGTACAAGACCAACGGCGGCTACTCGAAGTCGGTGGACAACGTCACCGTCGACTTCCACGGTGACTACAACATCACCGACGTCACCGTCGTCAAGTAG